The following proteins are encoded in a genomic region of Sorangiineae bacterium MSr12523:
- a CDS encoding sugar phosphate isomerase/epimerase, translating into MRARLSLNQWTTRHWTMPEAIDGCARAGIPAIGIWREPLQAFGLSATLRRVRDAGLRVSSLCRGGFFTTSDPLARREALADNRRAIDEAAQLGAPCLALVVGGLPAGDRDLPGARRRVVDALAELEPHAAAAGICLALEPLHPMYCADRAVISTLAQALDIAESFPVEQVGVIVDTFHVWWDPDVFHQIARAAGRIASFQVSDWLVPVPSDLLLARGLMGDGIIDFPPLCRAVSATGYRGDIEIEIFNAALWSRPGDEIVASVVNRFEQHIVKATEDEDPRS; encoded by the coding sequence ATGAGGGCGCGTCTGTCTCTGAACCAATGGACCACGCGCCATTGGACGATGCCCGAGGCGATCGATGGCTGCGCCCGCGCGGGTATCCCTGCGATCGGCATTTGGCGGGAGCCTTTGCAGGCGTTCGGCCTCTCCGCGACCCTTCGCCGTGTGCGCGACGCGGGGCTGCGTGTGTCTTCGTTGTGCCGCGGCGGCTTTTTCACGACGTCCGATCCGTTGGCCCGCCGCGAAGCATTGGCCGACAACCGCCGCGCCATCGACGAAGCCGCCCAACTCGGTGCACCGTGCCTCGCCCTCGTGGTCGGCGGTCTTCCTGCCGGCGATCGCGATCTCCCCGGCGCGCGCCGGCGTGTCGTCGACGCTCTTGCCGAACTCGAGCCCCACGCGGCCGCCGCGGGCATTTGCCTGGCGCTCGAGCCGCTGCACCCGATGTACTGCGCCGACCGGGCCGTCATTTCCACCTTGGCGCAGGCCCTCGATATCGCCGAATCGTTTCCCGTCGAACAGGTGGGCGTCATCGTCGACACGTTCCACGTGTGGTGGGACCCCGACGTCTTCCATCAAATCGCCCGCGCCGCCGGCCGCATCGCCTCGTTCCAAGTCTCCGACTGGCTCGTCCCGGTTCCGTCGGATCTTCTGCTCGCCCGCGGCCTCATGGGCGACGGCATCATCGATTTTCCGCCTTTGTGCCGCGCAGTCTCCGCTACCGGCTACCGCGGCGACATCGAAATCGAAATCTTCAACGCCGCCCTGTGGTCACGCCCCGGCGACGAAATCGTCGCCTCGGTCGTGAACCGCTTCGAGCAACACATCGTCAAGGCAACGGAAGACGAAGACCCGCGGTCTTGA
- a CDS encoding GMC family oxidoreductase — translation MRKSLIHPRAGRDRADVCIIGAGPAGAVAATRLAEEGLNVVVLEQGDWPDYRKARGAHADFEINSGADWAWNPNTRKSPSDYPINGQDADIDVVLYNGVGGGTVIYAAQWHRNAPSDFCVRTLDGIADDWPLSYEDLRPYYERVEAAFGISGLAGDPAFPAGEGPPLPPVPLGDIGRRVAAAHNALGWHWWPGSNAIATRPYGALKPCVQRGTCLWGCADGAKASADRTHWPHAVDLGVHLVTGARVRRISVNDAGLADGAVWIDRDGNEHVTRASVIILAANGIGTPRLLLLSATRGHRDGLANSSGLVGKRLMLHPFGVVTGLFQENMHSTQGPWGQHLHCLQFYETDARRGFVRGAKWGLQPTGGPVNATRGWPWGAVDPVWGPNFHRNVRARLGHSAMWGIVAEDLPEESNRVELDPELTDGDGIPAPRIRYRVGENSTRLMDFHLDRARESLEAAGAYRTMVAPSIRETGWHQLGTAKMGTDPATSVVDPWGRTHDVPNLYVFDGSIWPTSSGMNPTATIAAMSLRCTEHLLEQRYHQKVPA, via the coding sequence ATGCGCAAATCGCTGATTCATCCGCGCGCCGGTCGCGACCGTGCTGACGTTTGCATCATTGGAGCGGGTCCTGCAGGTGCCGTGGCGGCAACGCGTTTGGCCGAGGAAGGCCTGAACGTGGTCGTCCTCGAGCAGGGCGATTGGCCGGATTATCGCAAGGCTCGCGGCGCGCACGCGGATTTCGAGATCAATTCCGGTGCGGACTGGGCGTGGAATCCCAATACGCGAAAATCCCCGTCGGATTATCCCATCAATGGGCAGGACGCCGATATCGACGTGGTGCTCTACAATGGCGTCGGCGGCGGGACGGTCATCTATGCCGCGCAGTGGCACCGCAATGCGCCGTCGGACTTCTGCGTGCGCACGCTCGATGGCATCGCGGACGACTGGCCCCTCTCGTACGAGGACCTGAGGCCGTATTACGAGCGCGTCGAGGCGGCGTTCGGCATTTCCGGATTGGCCGGGGATCCGGCGTTTCCCGCGGGTGAAGGTCCGCCGTTGCCACCGGTGCCACTTGGGGACATCGGCCGGCGTGTCGCCGCAGCGCACAATGCCCTGGGTTGGCATTGGTGGCCCGGCTCCAATGCCATCGCAACCCGTCCGTACGGCGCGCTCAAACCATGCGTGCAGCGTGGCACCTGCTTGTGGGGCTGTGCGGACGGGGCGAAGGCCAGCGCGGACCGCACGCACTGGCCCCACGCCGTCGACTTGGGGGTGCACCTCGTTACCGGCGCGCGCGTGCGTCGGATCAGCGTGAACGACGCGGGCCTGGCCGACGGAGCGGTCTGGATCGACCGCGACGGCAACGAGCACGTCACCCGCGCGAGCGTCATCATTCTTGCCGCAAATGGTATCGGTACCCCTCGCCTGCTTCTGCTCTCCGCGACGCGTGGCCATCGCGACGGCTTGGCCAACTCGTCCGGGCTGGTCGGCAAGCGGCTCATGTTGCACCCCTTCGGCGTGGTGACGGGCCTCTTCCAGGAAAACATGCACAGCACCCAGGGCCCGTGGGGGCAGCACCTGCACTGCTTGCAATTCTACGAAACGGATGCGCGGCGCGGCTTCGTGCGCGGGGCCAAGTGGGGATTGCAGCCCACGGGTGGCCCGGTGAATGCCACGCGCGGCTGGCCGTGGGGGGCCGTCGATCCCGTGTGGGGACCGAATTTTCACCGCAACGTGCGCGCGCGGCTGGGCCATTCGGCCATGTGGGGCATCGTCGCGGAGGATCTGCCGGAGGAATCGAACCGCGTGGAGCTCGACCCCGAGCTCACCGATGGCGATGGCATCCCTGCCCCGCGCATCCGCTACCGCGTCGGCGAAAACTCGACGCGGCTCATGGACTTTCACCTCGATCGGGCCCGCGAATCGCTGGAGGCGGCGGGCGCGTACCGAACGATGGTCGCGCCATCGATCCGCGAGACCGGCTGGCACCAACTGGGCACGGCCAAAATGGGCACCGATCCGGCGACCTCCGTGGTCGACCCGTGGGGGCGCACACACGATGTGCCGAACCTCTACGTCTTCGACGGCAGCATCTGGCCGACCTCGTCAGGGATGAACCCCACCGCGACGATTGCCGCGATGTCGCTTCGCTGCACCGAGCACCTCCTCGAGCAGCGCTACCATCAGAAGGTGCCGGCATGA
- a CDS encoding Gfo/Idh/MocA family oxidoreductase, whose translation MSTPVSRSLTVLMNGVTGRMGYRQHLVRSVLAIREQGGLRLSDGSCVQLEPVLIGRDARKLREMADRHGLTQYTTDLDEALASSPAGCIYFDAQVTHAREAALEAAMALGKHIYTEKPTASTAEGAHTLARLAREAGVKTGVVHDKLFLPGIAKLKRLVDAGFFGRILSLRGEFGYWVFEGDWQRAQRPSWNYRAAEGGGIVSDMFCHWSYVLEHLLGPVRAVTARAVTHIPRRWDEQGRPYDATADDAAYGIFELGGGVIAQMNSSWCVRVHRDELLELQVDGTEGSAVAGLRNCRIQHRATTPMPVWNPDMPVRERFREQWQEVPDNHEFDNGFKVQWEQFLRHVLSDEPYAFDLTSGARGVALAEAALRSSAEGRRIEL comes from the coding sequence ATGAGCACTCCGGTTTCGCGCTCTCTCACCGTGCTAATGAATGGTGTAACCGGCCGGATGGGATATCGGCAGCACTTGGTGCGATCGGTTCTCGCCATTCGCGAACAAGGAGGGCTTCGCCTCTCCGACGGAAGCTGCGTGCAACTCGAGCCCGTGCTGATCGGGCGCGACGCGCGCAAGCTCCGCGAGATGGCCGACCGCCACGGCCTCACGCAGTACACGACGGATCTCGACGAGGCCCTCGCGTCGTCGCCCGCCGGCTGTATCTACTTCGACGCGCAGGTGACCCACGCGCGCGAGGCCGCCCTCGAGGCGGCCATGGCATTGGGCAAACATATCTACACCGAGAAGCCCACGGCGAGCACCGCCGAGGGGGCGCACACGTTGGCCCGCCTCGCGCGGGAAGCCGGTGTCAAAACCGGTGTGGTGCACGACAAGCTTTTCCTCCCGGGCATCGCCAAATTGAAGCGCCTCGTCGACGCGGGCTTCTTCGGGCGCATTCTGAGTCTGCGCGGCGAATTCGGCTATTGGGTATTCGAAGGCGATTGGCAGCGCGCCCAAAGGCCCAGTTGGAATTACCGCGCGGCGGAGGGGGGCGGGATCGTCTCCGATATGTTTTGCCATTGGTCCTACGTGCTGGAGCATCTCCTCGGGCCCGTGCGCGCCGTGACCGCGCGGGCGGTCACCCACATTCCGCGCCGTTGGGACGAGCAGGGGAGGCCATACGATGCCACGGCGGACGACGCGGCCTATGGCATTTTCGAATTGGGCGGCGGCGTCATTGCGCAGATGAATTCCTCGTGGTGCGTGCGCGTGCATCGCGACGAGTTGCTGGAATTGCAGGTGGACGGGACCGAGGGCAGTGCGGTCGCCGGATTGCGCAACTGCCGCATCCAGCACCGCGCGACGACGCCCATGCCGGTGTGGAATCCGGATATGCCCGTGCGCGAGCGTTTTCGCGAACAATGGCAGGAGGTGCCGGACAATCATGAATTCGACAATGGATTCAAGGTCCAGTGGGAGCAGTTCCTGCGCCATGTCCTCAGCGACGAGCCGTACGCCTTCGATTTGACCTCGGGCGCCCGGGGGGTTGCGCTTGCGGAGGCCGCACTTCGCTCTTCGGCGGAAGGACGGCGCATCGAACTATGA
- a CDS encoding dihydrodipicolinate synthase family protein, whose translation MSPTLTLPTAEGGLERYTLRAPRDWTIPRIPARTRIAYAAAHVVADPLADNTPGAPAVIDWDATMAFRRHLWECGLRVADAMDTSQRNMGLDWSATRELIRRSAAEARTFVPNVDSLLACGAGTDHLGAGSPDLDAIVAAYLEQIAVIEDTGARVILMASRHLAASARGPDDYHSVYGALLRQLTRPVILHWLGDMFDPALRGYWGSEDIAEATESFLALVRDYASRIDGVKVSLLDREHEIRLRRRLPKGVRLYTGDDFNYPDLILGDAEGHSDALLGIFDPIAPAAAVALAALDAGDTARYAAAFEPTLPLARWLFSAPTYHYKTGIVFLAWLAGHQDAFVMVNGAQSARSVLHLTEAFRRADAADLFPDPFLAAFRMRALLATSGVAA comes from the coding sequence ATGAGCCCCACCCTCACGCTGCCCACGGCCGAGGGAGGCCTCGAGCGTTACACCTTGCGTGCCCCGCGTGATTGGACCATCCCGCGCATTCCCGCGCGCACGCGCATCGCCTACGCCGCCGCGCACGTGGTTGCCGATCCGCTGGCCGACAACACACCGGGCGCCCCCGCGGTCATCGATTGGGACGCGACCATGGCCTTCCGCCGTCATTTGTGGGAGTGCGGACTGCGCGTCGCCGACGCGATGGACACCTCGCAGCGAAACATGGGGCTCGATTGGTCGGCGACGCGCGAATTGATCCGGCGCAGCGCCGCCGAGGCGCGAACGTTCGTCCCCAATGTGGATTCGCTGCTGGCCTGCGGCGCCGGCACGGATCATCTCGGTGCAGGAAGCCCCGATCTCGACGCCATCGTCGCCGCGTACCTCGAGCAAATTGCGGTCATCGAAGACACCGGCGCCCGCGTCATTCTCATGGCCAGTCGCCACTTGGCCGCATCCGCGCGAGGCCCCGACGACTACCACAGCGTCTACGGTGCCCTGCTCCGACAGCTCACGCGGCCGGTGATTCTGCATTGGCTCGGCGACATGTTCGATCCGGCGTTGCGCGGATACTGGGGCTCGGAAGACATTGCCGAGGCAACCGAGTCCTTTTTGGCGCTGGTTCGCGATTACGCCTCCCGCATCGACGGCGTCAAAGTCTCGCTCCTCGATCGCGAGCACGAAATCCGGCTCCGACGGCGCTTGCCGAAGGGCGTTCGCCTCTACACCGGGGACGATTTCAACTACCCCGATTTGATTCTCGGTGACGCCGAAGGCCACAGCGACGCGCTCCTCGGCATCTTCGACCCCATCGCACCTGCGGCCGCCGTGGCACTCGCCGCCCTCGACGCGGGGGACACTGCTCGCTATGCGGCTGCCTTCGAGCCCACCTTGCCGCTTGCCCGCTGGCTCTTTTCCGCGCCGACGTACCACTACAAGACGGGCATCGTCTTTCTGGCCTGGCTCGCCGGCCATCAAGATGCCTTCGTCATGGTGAACGGCGCCCAGAGCGCGCGCTCCGTCCTGCACCTCACGGAAGCCTTCCGCCGCGCCGATGCCGCCGATCTCTTCCCCGATCCGTTCCTCGCGGCCTTTCGCATGCGTGCGCTCCTGGCCACCTCCGGCGTCGCGGCATGA